One window of Herpetosiphonaceae bacterium genomic DNA carries:
- a CDS encoding intradiol ring-cleavage dioxygenase, with amino-acid sequence MDNDDRQIGRILSRREVLTLMGAAGAAFLVGCGPTGTSSTDQAAPTLNAEAQTAAAIGSDPAASATQQAEVATAEAANTQVAVPNCVVRPEVTEGPYYVDVNLIRSDIREQKEGTPLVLTFNVVQVDGTNCTPLEGATVEIWHCDAAGSYSGVSDPGFNTEGQTWLRGAQVTDANGVATFTTIYPGWYAGRAVHIHFKVSPSEDKVFTSQLFFDDTLSQQVFTQAPYTRALRPTRSTAPTISTRICSCSPPRNQRTATRQPSRSGSICRRLAPGNIAAHREDLADRPDLARPGVQPRRRKQACGSAQVRARRTGVRSSSLCLDSI; translated from the coding sequence ATGGACAACGATGATCGTCAAATTGGCCGGATTCTCAGTCGGCGCGAGGTGCTCACGCTGATGGGCGCGGCTGGCGCAGCCTTTCTGGTCGGCTGCGGACCGACAGGAACCAGCTCCACGGATCAGGCCGCGCCGACGCTGAACGCAGAGGCGCAGACAGCGGCGGCAATCGGCAGCGACCCCGCCGCAAGCGCGACGCAGCAGGCGGAGGTGGCAACTGCGGAAGCGGCCAACACCCAGGTAGCGGTGCCGAACTGTGTGGTCCGGCCCGAAGTAACCGAGGGGCCATACTACGTGGATGTGAACCTGATACGCTCCGACATCCGCGAGCAGAAAGAAGGCACACCGCTTGTCCTGACGTTCAATGTCGTGCAGGTGGACGGCACGAACTGCACGCCGCTTGAAGGGGCTACCGTCGAGATCTGGCACTGCGACGCCGCCGGATCGTATTCGGGAGTGTCCGATCCCGGCTTTAATACCGAGGGCCAAACCTGGCTGCGCGGTGCGCAAGTCACGGATGCGAATGGTGTCGCCACGTTTACCACGATCTATCCCGGCTGGTATGCGGGCCGCGCGGTCCACATCCATTTTAAGGTATCGCCGAGCGAGGATAAAGTATTTACCTCACAGCTCTTCTTTGACGACACGCTCTCGCAGCAAGTCTTCACCCAGGCTCCGTACACAAGGGCACTACGCCCGACACGCTCAACAGCACCGACAATATCTACCAGGATCTGCTCCTGCTCACCACCACGCAATCAGCGAACGGCTACGCGGCAACCTTCCCGATCGGGATCGATCTGTCGACGGTTGGCACCGGGCAACATAGCGGCGCACCGGGAGGACCTGGCAGACCGCCCGGACCTCGCCCGACCGGGAGTGCAACCACGACGCCGTAAGCAGGCCTGCGGATCGGCTCAAGTGCGGGCTCGACGAACAGGAGTGCGTTCGTCGAGCCTGTGTCTTGATAGTATATGA
- a CDS encoding DUF2243 domain-containing protein, giving the protein MAIQASSESRPLIVSGIVLGLGLGGFIDGILLHQILQWHHLLTVPYPPTSVGNLELNTLWDGLFHALTYVLTLAGLLLLWRALRRTDVCWSTRILLGCLLAGWGIFNLVEGVIDHLLLEIHHVRDDLPPGPAQLTWDLGFLVFGALLLVSGWLLIRAGQRATRRS; this is encoded by the coding sequence ATGGCTATTCAGGCATCGAGCGAGAGCCGACCGCTGATTGTTTCCGGCATTGTGCTGGGGCTTGGCCTGGGCGGATTCATCGACGGCATTCTGTTGCACCAGATCTTGCAGTGGCATCATCTGCTGACGGTGCCGTACCCGCCCACCAGCGTGGGCAACCTTGAGCTAAACACGCTCTGGGATGGGCTATTCCACGCGCTGACCTACGTGCTCACGCTGGCGGGGCTGCTTTTGCTCTGGCGAGCGCTGCGCCGCACGGATGTCTGCTGGTCGACACGGATCTTGCTCGGCTGTCTGCTGGCCGGGTGGGGCATCTTCAATCTCGTCGAAGGCGTCATCGATCACCTGCTGCTGGAGATTCATCACGTTCGCGACGACCTGCCTCCTGGTCCGGCGCAGCTCACCTGGGATCTTGGCTTCCTCGTCTTCGGCGCGCTGCTCCTGGTGAGCGGCTGGCTGCTGATTCGCGCAGGGCAGCGCGCGACTCGGCGCTCGTGA